GCGTGGTGCCGGTCGAGCTGGGCGGCGCGCTGGTGCCCATTCGCGACTTCCAGTTCGTGCCGGACACCATGCGGGTCGCGGCGGGGACCAGGGTGGCGTGGGTCAACTGCGACGCGGCGCCGATCGAGGAACACACCACGACCGCGGACGACGGACTGTGGGACTCCGGGCTCATGGACCAGCCGCTGGCGGGGGCGTCGGGCGGCTCGTTCGTGCGCGTCTTCGGGGACGCCGGAGCCTTCCCTTACCACTGCACGGTGCACCCCTTCATGCGGGGAGTGGTGCTGGTCGAGTGATGCGCCGGCGCGGGCCGCGCCCCGGGGTCGGTCGCGGCGCCAGGGTTCAGCGCGGCGGCGCG
The sequence above is drawn from the Gemmatimonadota bacterium genome and encodes:
- a CDS encoding plastocyanin/azurin family copper-binding protein, yielding MSAPMRRPGRARARGRAMAVAALALAACVSERADPTDVGPMADCVVPVELGGALVPIRDFQFVPDTMRVAAGTRVAWVNCDAAPIEEHTTTADDGLWDSGLMDQPLAGASGGSFVRVFGDAGAFPYHCTVHPFMRGVVLVE